The Maritimibacter sp. DP1N21-5 DNA window CGTGGTCGCGCGCGTGTAGTCGCGTTTCTCGAGGCCGGTGAAACAGTTCTTGAACTGCACCATGCCCGAATTGGTGAACATCAACGTCGGATCGTTGCGCGGCACCAGGGGCGAGCTGTCGACGACCGTGTGGCCTTGACGTTCGAAATAGGAAAGAAAGGTCGAGCGGATATCGTTCAGGCTAACCATGGGTCCGGGGCTTCACTGGTTTCGGTTCGCCCGGTTTATCGACGGCATCACGGACTGTCCACCACGACAGGCGACGGACGAGCGGCCCATCACGAAAAAGGACGGGTCATCGTCGCCGATGCCCGTCCTCTCGCAGTATTCTCCGCCCCGGCGTGCCGGACCGTGGGCCGTTTCCGGAGTCAGCCCTCTCCGTTCCCGCGACGGAGGATCAGTCCTCCATGACCTCGCCGGTTTCCTCGTCGTAGTCGCCCGCGCTCATGTCGAAATCGAGCCCGTGCGCGGCCCGGATCTTGTCCTCGATCTCGGCGGCGACCTTGGGGTTTTCCTTCAGGAAGGTCTTAGAGTTCTCGCGGCCCTGCCCGATCCGTTCGTCGCCATAGCTGAACCAGGCGCCGGACTTCTCCACCACCCCGGCCTTGACGCCAAGGTCCAGAAGCTCGCCGGTCTTCGAGATGCCCTCGCCATACATGATGTCGAATTCCACCTGCTTGAAGGGCGGGGCCACCTTGTTCTTGACCACCTTGACGCGGGTCGCGTTGCCGACCACCTCGTCACGGTCCTTGATCGCACCGATGCGCCGGATGTCGAGACGGACCGAGGAATAGAACTTGAGCGCGTTGCCGCCCGTCGTGGTTTCAGGCGAGCCGAACATAACCCCGATCTTCATGCGGATCTGGTTGATGAAGATCACCGTGCATTTGGACCGGGAAATCGACCCGGTCAGCTTGCGCATGGCCTGCGACATGAGACGGGCCTGCACGCCGACCGAACTGTCACCCATGTCACCTTCGAGTTCCGACTTCGGTGTCAGGGCGGCGACCGAGTCGACCACCACCATGTTCACCGCGCCCGATCGCACCAGCGTGTCGACGATTTCGAGCGCCTGTTCCCCGGTGTCGGGTTGCGAGATGAGAAGCTCGTCCAGATCGACGCCCAGACGTTTTGCATACTGCGGGTCGAGCGCATGTTCGGCGTCGACGAAGGCGCAGACGCCGCCCTTCTTCTGTTCTTCGGCCACGCAATGCAGCGTGAGCGTCGTCTTGCCCGAGCTTTCAGGCCCGTAGATTTCGATGATCCGCCCCTTGGGAAGGCCGCCGATCCCCAGCGCGATGTCAAGCCCGAGCGACCCGGTCGAGGTCGACTCGATCTCGGCCACGGGATTGTCGGCCCCGAGCTTCATGATCGAGCCCTTGCCGAATTGGCGTTCGATCTGCGCGAGTGCGCTGTCGAGGGCTTTCTGCTTCTCGCTGTCGCGTTTCATTTCAAAGTCCAGAAGATTTGCTGTCGCCATGGTTTTCCATCCTTATTCCACACCCGGGTCCGGGCGGCAATTGGTGCTCTTGTTCACCTCTTGTTCTTGCGGTCCTTCATGAAGAACAAAGGAGAACATTTCAAGAATTTTCTTTCCTCGTGATCTTGCGGCAGGACAGGTTAACAAAGACTTAGCGTCGGTCGGGCCTTGGCGAGGATCTGCCATACGTGACGCAAGCGAATGACAAACCTAGTGAATTTGTGCCGAAACCGTGGCGGTCAATTCCGACAACGAGAAAGGTTTGGGCAGAAAAACCGAATTGGGGATTCGCTTCTGGTGCTCGGATACCGACTCTTCGGCATAACCTGACACGAAGACCACCTTGACGCCCGGCCGGGTCAGGATCGCCTGCGCCACCCAGGTCGGGCCGTCCATGCCGGGCATGACGACGTCCGTCACCACCACATCGACGCGAAGGTCCGGATCTTCGAGGAGCCGCAGCGCAACTTCGGCGTTCTCCGCCTCGATCACCTGATAGCCGCGCAGTTGCAGGGCGCGGGAGGCGAAAGCCCGCACGGGCGCCTCGTCCTCGACGAGGAGCACCGTGCCGCCCCGATCCGGCCCCGGCTCGTGTGTCGCGCGGGGCAGAGGAACGGTGGTCGGAGCCATGCGGACGCCGGGGTCTGACCCGTCGGTGGTAACGGGCAGAAGGACGGTCTCGGGCTCTGCCGGCGGATGATAGACCGGGAAATAGAGCGTGAAGGTCGTGCCGGATCCTTCGACCGAATCCACGAAGATATAGCCACCCGACTGCTTCACGATCCCGTAGGCCATGGAGAGGCCGAGACCCGTGCCCTTGCCCGCGCCCTTCGTTGTGAAGAAAGGCTCGAAGATCTTGGTCAGTTTATCGGGCGCGATCCCAGTCCCCTCGTCGATCACCCGAAGCGAGACGTATTGCCCCGGCGGGACCCGGACCTGGTCGCGTTCGAGGACCCGGTCGAGGGCGATATTGCGCACGTCCAGCCGGATCAGCCCGCCCTCCGGCATCGCATCGCGCGCATTCACAACGAGGTTCATCACCACCTGTTCAAGCTGCCGCCGGTCGGCGCGCACCGGCGCGATGTCCCTGTCATGGGCAAAGTCAATCCGGATTCTTTCGCCCACGAGGCGACCGAGGAGATGGGACAGGTCGGCGACCCCGTCGGCAAGGTCGATGACATCGGGCTTCAGGGTCTGCTTGCGGGAGAATGCCAGAAGCTGGCTCACCAAAGCAGCGGCGCGATTGGCGTTCTGGGAAATCTGGGTCAGGTCGGCAAAATCCGGGTCGCGGCTGTCTCGCCTGAGCAGAAGCAGGTCGCAGTGACCGGAAATCGCCGTGAGCAGGTTGTTGAAATCATGTGCGATTCCACCGGCCAACTGCCCGATCGCCTGCATCTTCTGGCTTTGCACGAACTGATTTTCGAGCGACTTCAGCTCGGTCGCGTCGTTCATCACCACGATAAGCGCGGGACCGCCGTCTTCCTCCATGAGATCGAGCGAGATCTGCAGGAAGGTCTCGTCCCGGCGGCGCACCGCCTTCACGGTTTCGGTCCGGCCGAGGTTGCGGCCCTGCCAGGCCTCGGCGAGCCAGTCGGTAATCGGCCGACCGAGCCCGTCGATCAGCCGGGCCAACGGTTGTCCGACGATGTCTTCTTCGCTCAGAAGCCGACGTGCCCGCGCGCTTGCCATCACGACGGTGCCATCGGGCGCGAGCTTCAGGATCGGCACCGGCAGCCCTTCCACGACGCCCCATTCGGTAGCTCCGGCCACCCGTTTGCGCGGCTCGGGCAGCAGAAAGACCTCGCGTCGGCCGGCAGAGAGATCGACTTCCGACACCAGCATCGGGACCGGCCCCTGCGCCGTCTGGACGAGGTTCACCTCACCCGACCGGAGCGGCAATTCGGGAAACACCTTGTCGATGGTCCTTTCCTGCCCGCCCAGCAACCTTTGGACAGCCTCGTTCATGGAGAGGATGACTCCGCTGCGAGCGACGGTCAGCATTGGAAGCCCCACGACTTCTGTGGCCTGAGCCTCGGCCGGGCTGTCGTCTATCCAGTCCAGACGCCAGAGAAACCCGTCGCGACCGATCGTATGGACCGAAATCACCGCCCGCCCGGCGCCAAGCACGACTTCGTCGCGGGCCGAGCCCGTCGCCAGTGCCCGGTTCTGCAACCGGCAAAGTAGCGCGCCGGGTTGCACCAGCAGATCGCCCAAGGCGGCGATTATGGAGCCTCCCGCGGCGGCGCCAAAACGCGCGATGGCGGCGTCATTCACGAAATGCACTTCGCCGTCTCGGTCCGTTGTCAGAACGGGAGAGGGATCGTCGGCGGCAATCGCCGTCAATGTCCGGGCCAATGTCCCATCGGACATCCGCGCGCGCCAGTCGATGGCCAGCGCCATAAGCGCGAAGGTCAGGACGGAACCGCCCAAGATCAGGAGCACCAGCGCCGGTAGCGGCGCGCTCATGAAGACGCCCGCGAACAAGGCTCCCGCGCCGATCAGGAAGACCCAACTGCGCGACGCTACATCGCCTGCGGCATTGCGCAACGCGCCCGCGGTCAGGACGAAGGTCGGTGCAGAACGGGGCAAGCTGTTTCCTCCGGTCGGGTCCGGCCACGCCGGATGGCTCTTCGTCCATATGCCGGGGTCCGTATTAACAAGCCCTTAACCCCGCACTGAAGCCTAGCGCGGCGACGGAATACAATCCAGAGTTGATTATCGCTACCTCACTGCACCTGCGACGTTGGCAGGTCAGCGCCGCTCAAACACGGCGACGTAGAACCCGTCGCCCCCGTCGAGCGGCGTGAACTGGCGTTCGGTCACGAGATGCCAGTCCGGATGGCGGGAGAGGAACGCCTCGACCTGCGCCCCGTTTTCCTCGTGCAGCAAGGAACAGGTCGCATAGCCGATCCGCCCGCCCGGTGAGACATGCGTCACAAGATCGTCAAGGATCCCGGCCTGAACCCGGCACAGCCGGTCGAGGCCCGCTTCGGTCAGGCTCCATTTCCCCTGCGGCGCCCGACGCCACGAGCCCGAGCCGGAACAGGGTGCATCCGCGAAAACGAGATCGAAACGCCCCTGCACCGCGCCGGACTTCGACAGCTTGATCCGCACGCCGGCCCGCTTGGCCCGGTCCGGGATGTCGCGCATCCGGCCGGCGTCCACATCATGCGCCGTCACGTGTGCCTCCCGCGCGGCGAGCGCGAGCGCCTTGCCTCCGCCACCTGCGCAATAGTCGAGCACGTCCAACCCGTCGACCGGCCCGAGCGCCTCGACCACGGCCTGACTGGCGGCGTCCTGCAATTCGACGAGACCGTTCTGATAGGCCTTGGACTGGCGCAGCCGTCGCGCGCCCTCGGTGATTTCGAGCGCCGTCCCGGCGAGCGGATGCGGGCGTGTCTCGATCCCCTCTCGGGCCAATGCGGCCTGCGACTCCAGAACCGCATCGGCGCCGCCCTTGGCGAGATTGACCCGAAGGAAAACGGGCGCGCGATGTCGCAGGACCGCCGCGACCGCGTCGAAGTCTGCGCCCAGCGAGGCCCGCATCCGGGGCAGGATCCAGTCCGGCATGTCGGATGCCACGTCTTCCGGCAGGTCTTCGAGCCCAACTGAAAGCGCCGCTTCGGCCTCGGTCAGCTCGTCGGGCGCAAAGCGCGCTCCGGTGAAGACCTCGGCCGGATCCCCACCCTGCGCCCGGATCCCGCCCAGCACGAGCCCGCGTCCGGTCTCGGCCCCCGGCGCGTCTCCTGCGAGCGCGGCAAAGGACCGGCGGCACCGGATCGCGTCATAGACGATGTCGCGCACGGCGGCGCGGTCGCCCGACCCGGCATAGCGGTTGGACCGCGCCCAGTTCGTGAGGAGCTGTTCCGCCGCCCCGCCCGCGAGCCAGTCGTCCAGAATGCGGATCGCGGCGGCATGTCGGGCGGCCGGGGTCATCAGCCGATCCGGTAGTTCGGGCTTTCGCGGGTGATCTGGACATCGTGGACGTGGCTTTCCTTGAGCCCCGCGCCGGTGATCTTCACGAACTGGCAATTCTTGCGCATCTCGTCCACCGTCGCGTTGCCGGTGTAACCCATCGCGGCCCGAAGCCCGCCCACGAGCTGGTGAATGACCGCCCCGGCCGAGCCCTTGTAGGCCACCTGCCCCTCGATCCCTTCTGGCACGAGCTTGTCGCTCGCCGCGTCCTTCTGGAAATAGCGATCCGCCGAGCCGCGCGCCATGGCACCAAGCGACCCCATCCCGCGATAAGACTTGAAGCTCCGGCCCTGATAGAGGATCACCTCGCCGGGGCTTTCGTCGGTGCCCGCGATCATCGAGCCGACCATCGCGCAGGAGGCCCCCGCCGCGATGGCCTTGGCGAAGTCGCCCGAGAACTTGATGCCGCCGTCGGCAATGACCGGAACGCCGGACTTGTCGGCCTCTTTGGATGCGTCCGAAATGGCGGTGAGCTGCGGCACGCCGACGCCTGCGACCATCCGCGTCGTGCAGATCGAGCCGGGCCCGATACCAACCTTCACCGCGTCGGCCCCGGCCCCGATGAGCGCCTTG harbors:
- the recA gene encoding recombinase RecA, which codes for MATANLLDFEMKRDSEKQKALDSALAQIERQFGKGSIMKLGADNPVAEIESTSTGSLGLDIALGIGGLPKGRIIEIYGPESSGKTTLTLHCVAEEQKKGGVCAFVDAEHALDPQYAKRLGVDLDELLISQPDTGEQALEIVDTLVRSGAVNMVVVDSVAALTPKSELEGDMGDSSVGVQARLMSQAMRKLTGSISRSKCTVIFINQIRMKIGVMFGSPETTTGGNALKFYSSVRLDIRRIGAIKDRDEVVGNATRVKVVKNKVAPPFKQVEFDIMYGEGISKTGELLDLGVKAGVVEKSGAWFSYGDERIGQGRENSKTFLKENPKVAAEIEDKIRAAHGLDFDMSAGDYDEETGEVMED
- a CDS encoding PAS domain-containing hybrid sensor histidine kinase/response regulator, producing MSAPLPALVLLILGGSVLTFALMALAIDWRARMSDGTLARTLTAIAADDPSPVLTTDRDGEVHFVNDAAIARFGAAAGGSIIAALGDLLVQPGALLCRLQNRALATGSARDEVVLGAGRAVISVHTIGRDGFLWRLDWIDDSPAEAQATEVVGLPMLTVARSGVILSMNEAVQRLLGGQERTIDKVFPELPLRSGEVNLVQTAQGPVPMLVSEVDLSAGRREVFLLPEPRKRVAGATEWGVVEGLPVPILKLAPDGTVVMASARARRLLSEEDIVGQPLARLIDGLGRPITDWLAEAWQGRNLGRTETVKAVRRRDETFLQISLDLMEEDGGPALIVVMNDATELKSLENQFVQSQKMQAIGQLAGGIAHDFNNLLTAISGHCDLLLLRRDSRDPDFADLTQISQNANRAAALVSQLLAFSRKQTLKPDVIDLADGVADLSHLLGRLVGERIRIDFAHDRDIAPVRADRRQLEQVVMNLVVNARDAMPEGGLIRLDVRNIALDRVLERDQVRVPPGQYVSLRVIDEGTGIAPDKLTKIFEPFFTTKGAGKGTGLGLSMAYGIVKQSGGYIFVDSVEGSGTTFTLYFPVYHPPAEPETVLLPVTTDGSDPGVRMAPTTVPLPRATHEPGPDRGGTVLLVEDEAPVRAFASRALQLRGYQVIEAENAEVALRLLEDPDLRVDVVVTDVVMPGMDGPTWVAQAILTRPGVKVVFVSGYAEESVSEHQKRIPNSVFLPKPFSLSELTATVSAQIH
- a CDS encoding RsmB/NOP family class I SAM-dependent RNA methyltransferase, giving the protein MTPAARHAAAIRILDDWLAGGAAEQLLTNWARSNRYAGSGDRAAVRDIVYDAIRCRRSFAALAGDAPGAETGRGLVLGGIRAQGGDPAEVFTGARFAPDELTEAEAALSVGLEDLPEDVASDMPDWILPRMRASLGADFDAVAAVLRHRAPVFLRVNLAKGGADAVLESQAALAREGIETRPHPLAGTALEITEGARRLRQSKAYQNGLVELQDAASQAVVEALGPVDGLDVLDYCAGGGGKALALAAREAHVTAHDVDAGRMRDIPDRAKRAGVRIKLSKSGAVQGRFDLVFADAPCSGSGSWRRAPQGKWSLTEAGLDRLCRVQAGILDDLVTHVSPGGRIGYATCSLLHEENGAQVEAFLSRHPDWHLVTERQFTPLDGGDGFYVAVFERR